CCGTCGGCCTTCACGCGGAAGACGCCCATGCCGCCCATGCCGTCGAGCGGCTTCAGAATGGCATCGCCATGTTCGGCGTGGAAAGCGCGCAAGCGCGCCGGGTCCCGCGTGACGAGCGTCGGCGCGACGAACTGCGGCCATTCGGCGATGGCAAGCTTCTCCGAATGATCCCGAATCGCCTGCGGCTTGTTGAACACGCGCGCGCCCGCCCGCTCGGCGATTTCGAGAAGCCAAGTGGCGTTCACGTATTCGAGATCGAACGGCGGGTCTTTGCGCATGAGCACCGCGCCGAACTTCGCGAGCGGCAGGTTCTCCACCTCCGCTGCTGAAAACCACGGCGAGCGGTCGCTGTCGGCTTCGTCGCCGACAATCTCGATGCGGCGCACGTTCGCCTCGACCGCGCTGCCCGTCCACGCAAGATGCTGCGGCTCGCACGCGTAGAGCACATGACCGCGGCGCGCGGCTTCGGCCATCATCGCGTAGGTCGTGTCCTTGTAGATCTTGAAGTGATCGAGCGGGTCGGCGATAAAAAGAATGTCCATGGTCTTCGCTTGGGTTCACGCGGTCTGCGAGCTTACCGCAAGCCGCGCGCTTACACCTGAATGGCTTCCGGATCGGTCTTTTCGAGTTCCACCGAAGCCGCGAGCAGTCCCAGCCGCGCGACCACGCCGTACATGTAGAAGCGGTTCGGCGGCGCCGCGCCCGGCTTCGCGTGCGCGTCGGGCAGCGCCGTGTGTTCGAAGCCGAGCGGCACGAAGTGCATGCCCGGCGCGTTCAGGTTCTGGTCGCGCTCCCGGGAATCGTGCACGCGATAAAAGCCGCCGACGACATACCGGTCGATCATGTACACGACCGGCTCCGCGACCGCGTTCTCCACGCGCTCGAACGTATGCACGCCTTCCTGCACGATCACGTCGTGGACTTGCAGGCCGTCTTTCGCGTCGTTCATCTTCGCGCGCTCGCGCTTCGTGAGCGCGGCGACTTCGCTGGCGTCGTGAACGGTCATCACGCCTTTGCCGTACGTTCCGGCGTCCGCTTTAATGACGACATACGGCTTCTCGCTGATGCCGTACTCTCGATACTTCTTCGCGATCTTCTTGATGACGCCGTCGATGGCGTCCGCGAGCGCCTCTTCGCCCGTGCGCGCCTCGTAGTCCACGCCTTCCACATGCGCGAAATACGGGTTCACCATCCACGGATCGATCTCGACCATCTTGGCGAACTTCTTCGCGACGTCGTCATAGCAGGCGAAGTGCGTCGATTTGCGGCGTACCGCCCAGCCCGCATGCAACGGCGGCAGCAGATACTGCTCGTGCAGATTTTCGAGCACAGGCGGAATGCCCGCCGAAAGGTCGTTGTTGAGCAGAATCGAGCAGGGATCGAAGTTCTTCAGGCCGAGCCTGCGCGGCGTGCGTTCGAGCGGCTCCAGCACGATCTTCTGGCCGTCGGCGAGCGGAATCGTCACCGGGCCGTGGATGTTTTCGTCGAGCGTGCCGAAGCGCACGTTCAGACCGGCCTGCCGCATGATCGCGGCGAGCCGCGCGACGTTTTCCAGATAGAACGCGTTGCGCGTGTGGCGCTCGGGAATCACGAGCAGATTCTTCGCATCGGGACAAATCTTCTCGATGGACGCCATGGCCGCCTGCACGGCAAGCGGCAACACTTCCTGAGGCAGATTGTTGAAGCCGCCGGGAAAGAGGTTCGTGTCGACGGGCGCGAGCTTGAAGCCTGCGTTACGCAGATCGACGGAACAGTAAAACGGCGGCGTGTGCTCTTGCCACTCCAGACGGAACCACCGCTCGATGGCAGGCGTCGCATCGAGGATTTTCCGTTCGAGATCGAGCAGAGGGCCACTCAACGCCGTAACTAAGTGCGGAACCATTAATTTCTCGCGGACAACTGTGCACGGGACCGGAGCGAACCACCCGGCGAATAGGAGACGAAAGATTGTAGAGCAATTGTTTTGCCTAATTGGGGATGAGCCGTCAATTACCAAGGTCTCCTGCGCCCCGTCAGGCAACGCGCGAGGAGTCACGATGGACGAAACCCAGACGCGCGGTCTTTATTCCTCTTGCAGACGAAAAAAGACCCGCCATGAAGGCGGGCCAAGTCGCTGTGCTCGTTCTTCTAGCCGCAGCGTGGGCGTGGTCAAAACGCGCCGCTGCGGCAAATTCGTCATTCGACGTGTTCGCCGTGCAGCGTCACGTCCAGACCTTCGCGTTCCTGTTCCTCCGTGACGCGCAGGCCCATGGTCATGTCGATGATCTTGAGCAGGACAAAGCTCACGACGCCCGAGTAGACCAGCGTGACCAGTACGCCCTTCGCCTGCACGAGCACGGAGCCGTCGAAGCCGCCGATGTCCTTCACCGCGAAGACGCCCGTCAGCAACGCGCCGATGATCCCGCCGACGCCGTGCACGCCGAACGCGTCGAGCGAGTCGTCGTAGTTGAACTTGTGCTTGAGCCACGTCGCCGACCAGAAGCAGACCACGCCCGCGACGATACCGATCACGATCGCGCCCGTCACGCCGACGAAGCCCGACGCCGGCGTCACCGCGACCAGACCCGCGACCGCGCCCGAGATGATGCCGAGTACCGACGGCTTGCCCTTCGTGATCCACTCCGCGAACATCCAGCCGAACGCGGCGAATGCGGTGGCGATTTGCGTGGTGAGCATCGCGAAGCCGGCACGGCCGTCAGCCGCGACCGCCGAACCCGCGTTGAAGCCGAACCAGCCGACCCACAGCATCGACGCGCCGATCAGCGAGAGCACGAGGTTATGCGGAGCCATCACTTCGCGGCCGTAGCCGACACGCTTGCCCAGCACGAGACAGCACATGAGACCGGCAATACCAGCGTTGATGTGCACCACCGTGCCGCCCGCGAAGTCCAGCACGCCTGCCGTCGCCAGCCAGCCGGTCGGTTCCCAGACCATGTGGGCAATCGGCGAATAGACGATGAGCGACCACAGTCCCATGAACACGAGCATCGCGGAGAACTTCATGCGGTCCGCGAACGCGCCGGTGATGAGCGCGGGCGTGATGATCGCGAACGTCAACTGGAACGCGAAGTAGACCGACTCCGGAATGGTCGAGGCGAGATGGCTGACGGTGAGCGTCGTCGCCTTGTCGCCCTTGATATAGGCCATGCCGTGCAGAAACACGCGCGAGAAGCCGCCGATGAACGACCCGCCCGGCGTGAACGAAATGCTGTAGCCCACGATGGTCCAGAGAATCGTCACGAGACAGCAGATCGCGAAGCTCTGCATGACCGTCGCGAGCACGTTCTTCTTGCGCACCATGCCCGCGTAGAAGAGCGCGAGGCCGGGAATCGTCATGAACAGCACGAGCGCGGTGGAGGTCAGCATCCACGCGGTGTCGCCGGAGCTGATCTTGGACGAATCGACCGAGAACGGCTCGGTCGGCGCGGCGGGCGCAGCCTCCGAGGCGCCCGATGCAGCGGCGGCAGCTTCTGCCGACGATGCCATCGCCGTGTTGGCGCTGGCAGGTGCGCTTGCCGGTGCGCTTGCCGTCGCGCCGGCATCGGACGCAGGCGCCGAGGCGGCGTCCGACGCGGGTGCCGAGGCGGCGGCCGGGGCGGACGCGTCCTGGGCGAGAGCGGTGCCGACATTCGCGCCGATCAGCGCGCCCGCCACCATCAATGACATCAAAAAGTTGCGCATTCTTCTGGTTCCTCTTATCGCCGATTTTTCTTAGAGCGCGTCCGCGCCGGTCTCGCCGGTACGGATGCGAATCACCTGTTCGATTGTGGTGACGAAGATCTTGCCGTCGCCGATCTTGCCCGTGCGCGCGGCCCGTTCGACCGCTTCGATCGCCTGATCCACGATGTCGTCCGACACGGCCGCCTCGATCTTCACTTTCGGCAGGAAGTCGACGACGTACTCCGCGCCGCGATACAGCTCGGTGTGCCCTTTCTGGCGGCCGAAGCCTTTGACTTCCGTGACGGTGATGCCGGAAACGCCGATGGCCGAAAGCGCCTCGCGCGCTTCGTCGAGCTTGAACGGCTTGATGATTGCGGTGATGAGTTTCATGTGTCCCTCGCTGTGGTTGCCTTCCTTCCGCCTGCCGTTCCGCTGAGAACGCGTTCAGAAAAGGTCGCGCCACTTATGCAACTCGTATGCCATGCGAGTACTGGCGCGGGTTTCAGCGATTGGCCCGAGAAACGGGCCGCGCCCTCTGCCGAATGGCTAACGCACGCGGCGTGCGCTGGCGCGGGGGCAGGTTCGTTGCTAGAGTGGTCGCCAAGGTCCGTAAAAAGGGCATGGACGGCGAACGCAGCCGCGAGCCGGCGCTAAAATCGCGTCGCCTGTGAGATAGCCCCGGCACGAACTGGTGCAACGCGCCAACGCACCAAATTCGAACATTGAATGTTTCGGGGCACTGACCTAACAACGAATGCACTTTATTTGTGCAGGAAGGGAGAAACGATGAAGCAGCCCAACGACGTTTTCAACGACCTTCAGCAGAAGATGAGCGAACTCTTCAAGAACTCGCCCGCGAAGGACGTCGAAAAGAATATGAAGGCGATGCTGTCCCAAGGCTTCTCGAAGCTCGATCTCGTGACGCGCGAGGAGTTCGACACGCAGACGCAAGTGCTCGTGCGCACGCGCGCGCGGCTCGAAGAACTGGAGAAGCGCGTCGCGCAACTGGAGCAGCGGATGACGAGCACCGGCGCAGCGCAAGACTAAGCGCGCTGTTCCTCTGGTACCCGGCCGGCGAGCCGTGAAGTTCTAGTCTTATTGCCGGCGCGGCCGTTTGCGGCACGCGCCGATTCAGGTGAAATCATGTCGCTTGCCGTGGTACGCAGCCGCGCGCCCGCCCCTGGGCGCGCGCCGGAAGTTGTCGTTGAAGTTCATCTTGCCAACGGGTTGCCGTCGTTTTCCATCGTCGGCCTGCCCGATCTCGAAGTCCGCGAAAGCCGTGAGCGCGTGCGCGCCGCGTTGCAGAACTGTGGCTTCGACTTTCCCGTCAGCCGTATTACCGTCAATCTCGCGCCCGCCGATCTGCCGAAGGAGTCGGGCCGCTTCGACTTGCCCATCGCGCTGGGGATTCTGGCCGCGAGCGGGCAAATTCCGCCAGAGTCGCTCGAGAATCGCGAATTCGCGGGCGAACTCTCGCTGACCGGAGCGTTGCGGCCCATGCGCGGCGCGTTCGCCATGGTCTGCGGCGCGGCGCGCCAGTATGCGGGCAGCGCCAGTGTTCCCGAGATATACGTGCCGCTCGCGAGCGCGGCGGAAGCCGCGTTGGTGCCGGGCATCGACGTCTTTGGAGCGGCCGATCTGCCCGAGCTTTGCGCCCACCTGAACGGCGTGCCGGATGCGCGGCTCAGACCCGCGCAAGCCGCCACGCTCTGCGACACGGCGAGTGTGCCGTCGCCGGATCTCGCCGACGTCATCGGTCATCCGGGGGCGCGCCGGGCGCTCGAAGTCGCGGCGGCGGGCGGGCATCATCTGCTGATGGTCGGACCGCCCGGCGCGGGAAAGTCGATGCTCGCCGCGCGCCTGCCCGGCCTCCTCCCGCCGATGTCCGACGACGAGGCGCTCACCTCCGCAGCCATCCTCTCGGCAAGCTCGCTGGGCTTTCATCCGGCGCAGTGGCGGCAGCGGCCGTTTCGCGCGCCGCATCATTCGTCGAGTTCTGTCGCGCTCGTCGGCGGGCGCAATCCGCCCCAACCGGGCGAAATCACGCTCGCGCATCTGGGCGTGCTCTTTCTCGACGAACTTCCCGAATTCGATCGCAAAGTGCTCGAAACGCTGCGCGAGCCGCTCGAAGCCGGTCGCATCACCATTTCGCGCGCCGCGCAGCAGGCCGATTTTCCTGCCGCGTGCCAGCTCATCGCCGCAATGAACCCGTGCCCGTGCGGATGGCGCGGCGACCCGTCCGGCCGTTGCCGGTGCTCACCGGAGATCGCCGCGCGCTATCTGCGCAAGCTGTCGGGGCCGCTCATGGACCGCATCGACATTCAGATCGAGTTGCCTGCCCTCTCGCCGGCGGAACTGTCGGCGCGCGCCGCGAAGCGGGGCGAATCGAGCGCACGGGTGGCGCAGCGGGTGGCTGTCGCGCGCCAGACGCAGTTGCGCCGGCAAGGCAAGACGAATCGCGAACTGGACGGTCGCGAAGCCGACGATGTGTGCCGCCCCGACTCCGCTGGCGAGGCGCTGCTGCGCTCGGCGGGAGAGCGCTTCGGCTGGTCGGCGCGGGCGTACTACCGCGTGCTCAAGGTCGTGCGGACAATCGCCGATCTCGCGGGCGTGGATACGCCGGATGCCTCGCATGTCGCGGAAGCGGTTCAGTATCGGCGGGCGTTGGCCGTCGCTTGAGAGGCGCGCCACCGTTGCCCGGACGGAAAGTGCTTGTCAAGTCTTGACTTATGCACACCAACGCGATCCGCGCGTACGTTCCGTCGGACGAACGAGGACGTCGAAGGCTAATCGGCAGCTTATTGATTTTATTGAACTAATTAAATTGCCGTCATCGCAGGCAAATTAAGGCGACCCGTGCAAACCGGGCTTTTGATGGCGACCGCACACTCTTTTCCACAAAGTTATCCACAGAGATTGTGGATAGTCGAAAAAGGCCTGATAAATCCGAGCATTACCGCTGAATGCTCGGAACGGACTTGCAGTTGCAGAGGCGCTCGGATTCGGCTTTTAAGCCAGTACTCCCATGATTCGAGCATCTCCTCTAAAAAAGTTTGAAGGACGTAAAGAATTGATCGGCTTGCTCGGCGGGCGGGGCTTTGTCGGAGACGATCGCCAGTTGGTAAACATGTGCGCCACGGGCGACAAAACGCGCGTGAATCGTCCGCGACTCCCGCTTCGCCCCGCTCTGACCTTTCACCTGCATCTCGCTGCCGAGCACCCGGCCGCCCGCCGCCAGGTCGATTTGCGTCGCGCGCGCTACTGGCTGCGCGTTCACATTGCGCGCGAGGCCCTGCTCCAGGAAATCGAGCGCCGCGCGTTGCAACGCCGGATCGGCGCGCGGAAGGACGACGGTGCCGACGGCGAACACCGCGTCATTGGCTTCGGCGATCTGCATGCGCATGGTCATCGGCTGGCCGGCGATCTCGATCTTGCGTTCGTCGGCGCGGGGCTTGGCGGGCAGCGTGACTTCGTAGCCGTCGTCGTTGTTCATGACGGTGCGCCAGTCGTAAGCGGGCGTGCACGCGAGCAGCGCCCCGCAGGCGACAGCCGCTACCGAGGCGCGCCAAGCGCCCAGTGCGGCAAAGTGGCGCACCGCGGCCGCCACGGGGAGAAAAGCCTGCGTCATGTCCGATTCTTTGCGTTAGAAAGCGTCATTATCGCGCCGCGATGCCGGGCTTTCCGTTCCGACATGATGCCGCCGGGCGATTGGCGCTAAAATAACCGGCACTTTCCTATTGCGGTTGCGCCCTCCTCTCCCACGGCGCTCGACTCTGCAATCCGAGGTTCTCATGTCCCAAACCACGCAAGACACATCTGCCCGCGCCAAGAGCCCGCTGCGCTATATCGTGATGGCGCTCGTCGCGGGCGTGATCGCCTGTACCGGCTATTTCGCTTTCGGCGGCCAGCAGCGCG
This Caballeronia sp. LZ062 DNA region includes the following protein-coding sequences:
- the gshB gene encoding glutathione synthase, translating into MDILFIADPLDHFKIYKDTTYAMMAEAARRGHVLYACEPQHLAWTGSAVEANVRRIEIVGDEADSDRSPWFSAAEVENLPLAKFGAVLMRKDPPFDLEYVNATWLLEIAERAGARVFNKPQAIRDHSEKLAIAEWPQFVAPTLVTRDPARLRAFHAEHGDAILKPLDGMGGMGVFRVKADGMNLGSIIEMLSENGARMVMAQKFIPQISEGDKRILVIGGEPVPYSLARIPQGSEVRGNLAAGGLGRAQPLTARDREIAETLGPVLKARGLLLAGLDAIGDYLTEVNVTSPTCFREIMDQTGFDVAGMFIDALERAVG
- the gshA gene encoding glutamate--cysteine ligase, producing the protein MVPHLVTALSGPLLDLERKILDATPAIERWFRLEWQEHTPPFYCSVDLRNAGFKLAPVDTNLFPGGFNNLPQEVLPLAVQAAMASIEKICPDAKNLLVIPERHTRNAFYLENVARLAAIMRQAGLNVRFGTLDENIHGPVTIPLADGQKIVLEPLERTPRRLGLKNFDPCSILLNNDLSAGIPPVLENLHEQYLLPPLHAGWAVRRKSTHFACYDDVAKKFAKMVEIDPWMVNPYFAHVEGVDYEARTGEEALADAIDGVIKKIAKKYREYGISEKPYVVIKADAGTYGKGVMTVHDASEVAALTKRERAKMNDAKDGLQVHDVIVQEGVHTFERVENAVAEPVVYMIDRYVVGGFYRVHDSRERDQNLNAPGMHFVPLGFEHTALPDAHAKPGAAPPNRFYMYGVVARLGLLAASVELEKTDPEAIQV
- a CDS encoding ammonium transporter — its product is MRNFLMSLMVAGALIGANVGTALAQDASAPAAASAPASDAASAPASDAGATASAPASAPASANTAMASSAEAAAAASGASEAAPAAPTEPFSVDSSKISSGDTAWMLTSTALVLFMTIPGLALFYAGMVRKKNVLATVMQSFAICCLVTILWTIVGYSISFTPGGSFIGGFSRVFLHGMAYIKGDKATTLTVSHLASTIPESVYFAFQLTFAIITPALITGAFADRMKFSAMLVFMGLWSLIVYSPIAHMVWEPTGWLATAGVLDFAGGTVVHINAGIAGLMCCLVLGKRVGYGREVMAPHNLVLSLIGASMLWVGWFGFNAGSAVAADGRAGFAMLTTQIATAFAAFGWMFAEWITKGKPSVLGIISGAVAGLVAVTPASGFVGVTGAIVIGIVAGVVCFWSATWLKHKFNYDDSLDAFGVHGVGGIIGALLTGVFAVKDIGGFDGSVLVQAKGVLVTLVYSGVVSFVLLKIIDMTMGLRVTEEQEREGLDVTLHGEHVE
- a CDS encoding P-II family nitrogen regulator; the protein is MKLITAIIKPFKLDEAREALSAIGVSGITVTEVKGFGRQKGHTELYRGAEYVVDFLPKVKIEAAVSDDIVDQAIEAVERAARTGKIGDGKIFVTTIEQVIRIRTGETGADAL
- a CDS encoding accessory factor UbiK family protein, which encodes MKQPNDVFNDLQQKMSELFKNSPAKDVEKNMKAMLSQGFSKLDLVTREEFDTQTQVLVRTRARLEELEKRVAQLEQRMTSTGAAQD
- a CDS encoding YifB family Mg chelatase-like AAA ATPase → MSLAVVRSRAPAPGRAPEVVVEVHLANGLPSFSIVGLPDLEVRESRERVRAALQNCGFDFPVSRITVNLAPADLPKESGRFDLPIALGILAASGQIPPESLENREFAGELSLTGALRPMRGAFAMVCGAARQYAGSASVPEIYVPLASAAEAALVPGIDVFGAADLPELCAHLNGVPDARLRPAQAATLCDTASVPSPDLADVIGHPGARRALEVAAAGGHHLLMVGPPGAGKSMLAARLPGLLPPMSDDEALTSAAILSASSLGFHPAQWRQRPFRAPHHSSSSVALVGGRNPPQPGEITLAHLGVLFLDELPEFDRKVLETLREPLEAGRITISRAAQQADFPAACQLIAAMNPCPCGWRGDPSGRCRCSPEIAARYLRKLSGPLMDRIDIQIELPALSPAELSARAAKRGESSARVAQRVAVARQTQLRRQGKTNRELDGREADDVCRPDSAGEALLRSAGERFGWSARAYYRVLKVVRTIADLAGVDTPDASHVAEAVQYRRALAVA